In the genome of Arachis stenosperma cultivar V10309 chromosome 2, arast.V10309.gnm1.PFL2, whole genome shotgun sequence, the window TATGTCCTGCACTGGACTAGCAGAGTGCAACGGTCGTGGTGTCAGAGGAGGGTCATCCGGTACAAAGTTCGATCAGCcagaaccaccaccaccaacatcACAAACCTCTGCAGAAAACTCCATCACTTGTTCAACCATAATTCTCCCGTGCACGTCAAACATTAGGCACACATGCTCATTGCCATCGAGCCAGAACGGACGAAACCGAAATACCCCATTTTACATCAGTGCTAACATCTTATACCCAACTCTACCAATCTCTTTTTTCTTCCCATTGCCGGCATGAGTCAATATCATACTCTTTAACTTGGACAATGAATTTGCTCTTCGAGTTCGGAATAGCGCAAGACTCTCACACTAAAATATAACCCTACTGTGACTGTTTCTCATCTAACAGTTTGGATATACCATCATGACAAAGAAACCACTGCCACTAGACATTTTTCCTAagtttttcaaagaaaaaaggaagagaaaaaaattgagagaTTTATGAGGAATACCATCGGTTTCTTGATCCTTTTATGATTTTTGTTGTATTGTATCTTATTTATTGCGTAAACGTTTTACATTACCACGTATCTCATTTATACTATAAATGAGATAAATCACTTAATGAAAATTAGTAAATACTCTCAAAATAACGTATATtcgtaattaaaatatttatttaaaaaaatcctaaaactgATAAATgaaattagatatttttgaaattctttTTTTGGTGTCTAGATATTTTTGAAGATGCTATGAAAGAAATTGTCTTGACCAAAACATTAATTCTTTTTTGGTTCTCACGGTATCCCTGACCCGACAGGTTAAGGACTAATCCGTTGCGGATTTGAGCTCTATTTAAGAGTTTGACCAAAACATTCttttaatagtagaaaaatCGAAAAGAATTGTAGGCCGAAGCCCGAGTCTGAGCCGTATAAGAAAGGCCCATGGGCCAACAGTCTAATGCCAAAAACGATTCGAATACCAAAAAAGAAAATCCAAGTTTCTATTCAGTACTTCTTCGTTGTTCACTTGTTCCTCTTTCCACTTTCCACCACTCTCCCGAATCCTTGAGACGCTTCCCGAATCCTTCACGCGCTTGCCACACGAATAAGTACCCCCAACCCCTTCGcgttcccaaaaaccctcttcttcattctgTTCGTGAATTTTAGAACCCTATTCGAAGTTTTCCCTCTTTTCTTGTCTTCTACCCTTTCTTCAATCGAGCAACAATGGCAAAAGAAGGACCTAACTGGGATGGATTACTCAAATGGAGCATTGCTAACTCCGATGGAACTCGCCCCACTCGCAATTTAAGGTACTTTCAATCTCTTCTTTTCTCTCTAAATATGTTCTTCTAGTTGAGTTGGCTCGTTATAGTAAGTTTTTCCCCCTTTGATGCAAAAAGGGAAGTCCATGTttcaatattattaatttatttttgcaTGTTTTAATAGTATTGTTAATTTTTGCTTAATGGAGTAAAGTAGGGTTTTATGCTTTTAATCAATATGAAGTTGGAGAGCCTGAAGACTGAAGTTAAGAATCAATCAATCTATTCTGATTCTTTCATTGAATAATTTAGAAGCTTAGGGTGCCTTTCTTTAgggttttttattttctgttagaATTTTGCCAAGACAAAAGAGTAAACAGGAGATGAAAACAGAAACAGAAAAtgctgaaaataaaaatagaaaataaaaatgcatCACACCTTTATCTTTTCCGTGGCTTTTTTTTTCCTGCAAAGTCACGTACTTTTATCAATGAAGAGATTGATATTGATATTCAGCGGATTAGGGTGTGAGTTTCTTGATGTTATGAATATGTTTCTGTTGTTGAGAGGTATCAAGGTTTCATGTTTTGTAGCTATGGTTTATAACATGCATTGTTGTATTGAAAATTCTAGTATAAATGAAAGGGATACATTTATCTTTTGGAAGTTGAATATGGATGGGGATGGACCCAAATATTATGGTTTGCTATGTTGGTTTTGTAATTTTGAAATTAGAGGAATATTAGCATACGGTTGTAGACAAAGTTGTATCTCCTTTGTGAAAATTTAGTTAGTTTGGTATATTTTAAGAGGAAATTGTTGTTCTCACCTTATATGAATGAAGAGGTAAATTTGGGCGATAAGGGTCATAGTGTAGTCTATCTCGCAGGATCTCGGTGAAACCCAAGCAACAccaaccccccccccccccccccccccccccaaaaaaaaaaagcaactTCTGCGATGGTTTAAAAGGGGTATATGGGTAGTTTCACTCGAGATGATGATTGATCGTTGACATCTTAAATTAGGAATTATGACTTGGTGAGTTTATTACTATGATTCTTCATACATGGTttattttttcccctttttcaaaataaaaaataaaattatatacaaTAGGCATGCTATATATATCATAGGATTTCCCTCTAACGTTGTTCAAATGCCAGCCATCCCATGTCCTGGGATCCCAACATCCCAGTTTAGGTGATGTCCGGGGTGTGACGAGATCTGGGATTGGCTAGTATTACCAGGGTCTGATTTTGTTAATTTCTGTACTGTGTAGTGAAGAGGATCGGAGATGGTTTATGGAAGCGATGCAAGCACAGACCATTGATGTTGTAAAACGTATGAAAGAGATTACCCTTGTAATGCAGACTCCAGAGCAAGTCTTGGAATCTCAGGGTGTTACCCCTGCAGACATTGAAGGTATCTAACATGTGAAAgctacataaaaaataaaataaaatttacattTAACATTTTAGTGagtcattttctttctttttaaatcttGTACTGACTTGGGGTTTATCTCtatctaactttttttttttgacagaTTTGTTAGATGAGTTGCAAGAGCATGTTGAGTCGATTGATATGGCCAATGGTGAGTCTTTAGGATGCTTATAAACTTGGTCTGTTGTGTTGAAGAGTATAATGACACTGCTTAAGTGATTATTAATGTGTGAAGTACTTGACATGTGTCAGCTTATGCTTGATGTTCATATATCATCTTCTATGCATTATTCGCTGTATGATGCAGTGTCTCTCTTAAAATTTGGGCAATGAAGGGTCAATGGTAATTGGTAATCCGTTATTTGAGTTGTACTGGCTTTGcaaaaataaatgtattgagTTTATATTCACGGTGTCATGACTCATGTTGTTTTCAGTTGATGTGGTTTTTGTTACGCTTCTGCAGAAAAATATTGTTTGTCCTCGTATTTTTCTATGTGAAGGCACTGCTGAAGTACCATTCTTCTGTTGTTAACCTTAACATCATTCCTTTTCTATGATTTTTGGTGCCTGTCTTATCTACGGCTGAATAATATGGCTCTATGTTTCTGATTGAAAGAAATGTATGTCTCACTTATTTTCCTGGTTTGGACATATTTCCCAGATCTCCATTCAATTGGTGGGTTGGTTCCGCTTCTTGGTTACCTCAAGAACTCCCATCCCAATATTCGTGCAAAGGCTGCTGATGTTGTAACCACGATAGTCCAGAATAATCCTCGTAGTCAGCAACTTGTTATGGAAGCAAATGGCTTTGAACCTCTTATTTCCAATTTCACTTCAGATCCTGATGTGAATGTTAGGACTCAGGCACTTGGAGCAATCTCTTGTATGtagtattttttctttttaattttcttttcccaGTTTTAGCATATTCCTTGTAATCTTCATTACGTGTTTTTGTGGATTACTTGACAGCACTGATTCGGCACAACAAATCTGGCATAGCTGCCTTTCGTCTTGCAAATGGTTATGCAGCCTTAAAAGATGCTCTAACTTCTGAAAATGTGAGGTTTCAAAGGTAATTAAGGTTTTTCCTGATGAGTTTGTTTGTATATAAATTTGTAATTTACCATATGATATCCATATTATTGGTCTGTAATTACAAAATGGAATAAATCTATACTGAAGTGTCTGACAGATTTTTGTTTCAACACTTTAGTACTTTAAATTCATACACTTCAACTTTTGGGAGATTTTCATCTTGAGACTTGAGTAAAAAGATTTAATGCATACATTTTAGTCCTTGAAAGATCAAATGCATGCAATTTGTCCTGAAAAGAGGATTTTTGTATGAGGACTGAAGTGTATGTAATTTAATGTTAGCGTTAGTTAAAATAGTTTTAGGGGTTAAGGTGTATGTATTTAATCTTTAAAGAACTAAAATGTTAAAGAAAAATGTTACAGGGGCTTTTCAAAGACCCAAGTGTCAAAACAAAAACTCTTGAACTACAGTGTTGATGTGCTCTTCTTTTACTTATTGACTATGCTTTTTTGATGCTCATTACTTGTGATGGAATCTAATACCTAGTCTTggtcaattttcaattttatagGAAGGCTCTCAACTTGATCCATTACCTTTTGAATGAGAATACTTCAGATTGCAGCATTGTAAATGAGCTAGGATTTCCACGGATACTGATGCACCTTGCCGCTAGTGAAGATTCAGATGTCCGAGAAGCGGCCCTCCGAGGACTTCTTGAGCTTACTCGTGACAAAAAAGAAGTTAAAAATGAAGCTTCCGCAGAAGATGATGAGAAAATGAAGCAACTTCTTCAAGAACGAATAAATGGAATCAGTTTGATGTCAGCTGAAGACCTTGGGGCGGCCAGGGAGGAGAGGCAGCTTGTGGATTCCCTCTGGAGCACTTGCTTCAACGAGCCGTCATCTCTTCGAGAAAAGGGTCTTCTTGTTTTGCCTGGAGAAGATAATGCAGCTGCCCCTCCTGATGTTGCCAGCAAATTTTTCGAGCCACCACTTCGATCTTCAGCCGCAAACCCCAATTCCAAGAGAGAATCCAAAAATGAAAAGAAGGAGGCTCCTTTGCTTATAGGGCCAGGGCCGCCTCCTCGGAACAGCGACAATCAAGGTAGTTAGAGTAATGCAAGTTTTTCAGATGGATACTTGTAAATGAAGCTTTTGTCCACTCATTTTTCATTGTCTTCTACACATTCATAGGCTTTAGATTAAGTAGTGACTTCCCTTTTCTCACCCAGATTCTCCTTTCATGGGGTGTTCTAAGTTGATAAGTTATTATTCTCCCTCAATTTGATTTGTGAGTTGTTGCGCCATCTTGCTGTATGAGTATTGACACATTCCGAAATTTTACTCATCTTTCTCTTGTCAGGGTTTCACCTGATCCGAGGAAAAATACAAGAACCAATGGAATGAAAACTAAACTTTATgttatatacaaatatttttacataTTCTGTAAATCCAAAGTATTACATATTGGAcccatattttctttttcagatATTGATTTAGAAATATTTCAATATATGAACTTACTTGGATAGTATACAAAAAGTTTCTTCTTTACATACTTAGCATTGGCAGTAAATATTT includes:
- the LOC130961799 gene encoding hsp70 nucleotide exchange factor FES1, yielding MAKEGPNWDGLLKWSIANSDGTRPTRNLSEEDRRWFMEAMQAQTIDVVKRMKEITLVMQTPEQVLESQGVTPADIEDLLDELQEHVESIDMANDLHSIGGLVPLLGYLKNSHPNIRAKAADVVTTIVQNNPRSQQLVMEANGFEPLISNFTSDPDVNVRTQALGAISSLIRHNKSGIAAFRLANGYAALKDALTSENVRFQRKALNLIHYLLNENTSDCSIVNELGFPRILMHLAASEDSDVREAALRGLLELTRDKKEVKNEASAEDDEKMKQLLQERINGISLMSAEDLGAAREERQLVDSLWSTCFNEPSSLREKGLLVLPGEDNAAAPPDVASKFFEPPLRSSAANPNSKRESKNEKKEAPLLIGPGPPPRNSDNQGS